A window of the Mesotoga prima MesG1.Ag.4.2 genome harbors these coding sequences:
- a CDS encoding peptide ABC transporter substrate-binding protein, producing the protein MKKLFVCMLVLFFSGLSLAQISAEEAIPVIESRGILTSVDESPLTFTEFKAAIEKAFPGKEEIIKGKGEVSRADFAVAMVEVLGLQSEAEAFDEICTTALDEWEAPEEAWGALTVAYRSNRQLLDFRYGHVIEASSPITRKEAAISIYMAINPPAKGGTATTAVTADAPGFNTLFTSAGLTWTICNIIGDGVTGTDKDGFYFPRMIKRMPSLENGLMVINEDGSLTITYELRKGMKWHDGEPVTAHDAKFQWEVMNSGAPVTTNYFESSVSEVEVIDDYTYSITLPEPLSNAELGSSVYAYYFGWFQLPEHVFRDSYEEAKHSGSWDSFVENATKNPIMTGPYKLKEYVEGQYVIMEAFDEYYMDRPNIDQLVMRIIPDMDVVFASTLNGEIDFGRYTLTLKQSVQLENERADMFNVFYTPNIAYDNLNLNLRDPEDTSKPHPIFGDKRVRQAVLYGLNREQISNVVYAGLAEVVDTWITDLHQMRDALKSPEVKHYEYNPAKAKALLEEAGWKLNSKGIYEKDGTPLKFSLSLASGSGDYQMMAQMIQGMLKQIGMEVEIEVMPALVIWTEIFPYGDFDAHISGWGYGVSDEAANYWTTDQIPSEENYWGGMNFTGWANAENDEIVNAAARELDPEKKLALYEKHFALWTEELPVLPLVVAPTPHFAKKYIKSFNSGYDNGLGWIIQNWYIDEQ; encoded by the coding sequence CTCTTTGTCTGTATGCTCGTTCTTTTTTTCTCGGGTCTGTCTTTGGCGCAGATTTCCGCAGAAGAAGCGATACCAGTAATTGAATCTAGAGGGATTTTGACTTCAGTTGACGAGTCACCACTAACTTTCACAGAGTTTAAGGCGGCTATTGAAAAGGCCTTCCCTGGTAAGGAAGAAATCATTAAGGGGAAGGGTGAAGTTTCAAGAGCGGATTTTGCAGTTGCAATGGTTGAAGTTCTTGGACTGCAGTCCGAAGCAGAGGCATTTGACGAGATTTGTACGACTGCTCTCGATGAGTGGGAAGCTCCGGAGGAAGCTTGGGGAGCGCTTACCGTTGCTTACAGAAGCAACCGCCAGCTTCTTGACTTCAGGTACGGCCATGTGATCGAGGCCAGTTCGCCAATCACTAGGAAAGAGGCGGCAATATCCATTTATATGGCAATAAATCCACCCGCGAAGGGTGGTACGGCCACTACAGCTGTTACTGCAGATGCGCCCGGTTTCAACACGCTGTTTACTTCTGCGGGTTTGACATGGACAATCTGTAATATCATCGGCGATGGAGTCACCGGCACAGATAAGGATGGGTTCTATTTCCCCAGGATGATAAAGAGAATGCCGTCTCTTGAGAACGGTCTAATGGTAATAAATGAAGATGGTTCTCTCACCATAACTTATGAACTGAGAAAGGGTATGAAGTGGCATGATGGAGAACCCGTTACTGCTCACGATGCGAAATTCCAGTGGGAAGTAATGAACAGTGGTGCTCCTGTTACGACGAACTACTTCGAAAGTTCCGTTTCGGAAGTAGAAGTTATCGACGATTACACATACTCTATCACTCTTCCAGAACCTCTGAGTAATGCAGAGCTAGGTTCTTCTGTTTACGCTTACTACTTTGGATGGTTCCAACTCCCCGAACACGTTTTCAGAGATAGTTACGAGGAAGCGAAGCATTCTGGAAGCTGGGACAGTTTCGTGGAAAATGCGACAAAGAATCCGATTATGACAGGACCGTACAAGCTAAAAGAATACGTGGAAGGCCAGTATGTGATAATGGAAGCTTTTGATGAGTACTACATGGATAGACCGAACATCGACCAGTTGGTTATGAGAATTATTCCAGACATGGATGTCGTATTCGCATCCACACTTAATGGGGAAATCGATTTCGGAAGATACACTCTAACTCTAAAACAATCAGTGCAGCTTGAGAATGAACGAGCAGATATGTTCAACGTTTTCTACACACCAAACATTGCTTATGATAACCTGAATCTGAATTTGAGAGATCCAGAGGATACATCTAAGCCACATCCGATCTTTGGAGACAAGAGAGTAAGGCAGGCCGTTCTCTATGGTCTAAATAGAGAACAGATAAGCAATGTAGTCTACGCAGGCCTTGCCGAAGTCGTAGATACCTGGATAACCGATCTGCACCAGATGAGAGATGCTCTCAAGAGCCCGGAGGTTAAGCACTACGAGTACAACCCCGCGAAAGCCAAAGCTCTTCTCGAAGAGGCAGGCTGGAAGCTTAACAGTAAAGGCATATACGAAAAGGACGGAACGCCTCTGAAGTTTAGCCTTTCTCTCGCCTCTGGCAGCGGCGATTACCAGATGATGGCCCAGATGATCCAGGGAATGTTGAAGCAAATTGGAATGGAAGTAGAAATTGAGGTGATGCCAGCGCTGGTAATCTGGACCGAGATATTCCCCTATGGGGATTTTGATGCACATATCTCAGGCTGGGGGTATGGAGTCAGCGACGAAGCGGCGAATTATTGGACCACTGATCAGATACCCTCTGAAGAGAATTATTGGGGAGGAATGAACTTCACCGGCTGGGCAAATGCGGAAAACGATGAAATAGTCAACGCAGCCGCCAGGGAGCTCGATCCGGAAAAGAAGCTGGCACTCTATGAAAAGCACTTCGCGCTTTGGACCGAGGAACTCCCTGTTCTGCCCCTGGTTGTTGCGCCGACACCCCATTTTGCAAAGAAATACATTAAGAGCTTCAATTCCGGCTACGACAACGGTTTGGGCTGGATAATTCAGAACTGGTACATTGACGAGCAATAA
- a CDS encoding ABC transporter permease, producing MFRDALIIFRKELKNVFKDPRTIFAVLILPMLIMPVIFLVMNAVSQSQAKTYENAVYSLKVTNLPDERFLKILEGMISFEIVDELNEETVKDFENSIVVEFPPNSAERIENGERIDALVFYNSTSRGSAYGAQMVQNALASYSSFLLSEKLLEHGLTIEDLNPVNVEKMDVAPEESQGTEMLATLIPYFLLIYIFAGAMNIGLDTTAGEKERGSMPVLLVNQVSRSSIATGKILYVMTIAILNSIFTFIGLIIAFKLGGPAFGAENLNLSSLSASTLVGLFITLLTMSGVAAALIVLLGSIARNVKEGSGYVMPIYIMAIVLGIATMQMESPDNPLLYLIPLVNSIFVMKDIITVNFVIARFLLMLISNLAYVSIFIYFLTRVFNSERIMDSSGS from the coding sequence GTGTTTAGAGACGCCCTAATAATCTTCCGGAAAGAATTAAAGAATGTATTCAAAGATCCGAGAACAATATTCGCGGTACTAATACTGCCGATGTTGATTATGCCTGTCATCTTCCTGGTTATGAACGCCGTATCTCAATCACAGGCAAAAACTTATGAAAACGCCGTTTACAGTCTGAAGGTGACCAACCTGCCCGACGAAAGGTTCTTGAAGATTCTCGAAGGGATGATCTCCTTCGAGATCGTCGATGAACTTAACGAAGAGACGGTAAAGGACTTCGAAAACTCGATAGTGGTTGAGTTTCCTCCAAATTCAGCTGAGAGAATTGAAAACGGAGAAAGAATTGATGCCCTCGTCTTTTACAACTCTACTTCGAGAGGATCGGCGTATGGAGCACAAATGGTTCAGAACGCTCTGGCTTCTTATTCTTCGTTTCTCTTATCGGAGAAGCTCTTGGAACACGGTTTAACCATCGAAGACCTCAACCCTGTTAATGTAGAGAAAATGGATGTTGCTCCCGAGGAATCTCAGGGAACGGAAATGCTCGCGACACTGATCCCATATTTTCTACTTATCTATATCTTTGCCGGAGCAATGAACATTGGGCTAGATACAACCGCTGGCGAAAAGGAAAGAGGAAGCATGCCTGTGCTCTTGGTGAATCAGGTTTCTAGATCATCGATCGCAACGGGCAAGATTCTCTACGTAATGACCATAGCGATTCTGAACAGCATTTTCACTTTCATAGGATTGATAATTGCCTTCAAATTAGGAGGCCCGGCATTTGGGGCAGAGAATCTAAATTTATCATCTCTTTCGGCCTCGACTCTTGTGGGTCTTTTCATTACACTGCTTACCATGTCGGGAGTTGCCGCCGCTCTGATCGTTCTTCTGGGTTCCATTGCAAGAAACGTAAAGGAAGGAAGCGGATACGTGATGCCGATATATATCATGGCTATTGTCCTCGGAATAGCAACGATGCAGATGGAATCGCCAGATAATCCGCTGCTTTATCTTATCCCTCTGGTAAATTCAATCTTCGTAATGAAGGATATTATCACCGTCAATTTCGTAATTGCTAGATTTCTGCTTATGCTAATCAGTAATCTGGCATACGTTTCGATTTTCATTTACTTTCTTACAAGGGTTTTCAACAGTGAAAGGATAATGGATAGTTCCGGATCATGA
- a CDS encoding ABC transporter ATP-binding protein, protein MERILEVDDLKISFRTQLGKITPVDGVSFGLSKGETLGIVGESGCGKTITAFSIVRLLPKNAFLGDKTKISFRGRDISTLSKQELQKIRGKSISMVFQEPMTSLNPLYTIGWQISEVYRLHEGLDEDDAMKRSIEMLRLVGIPEPQKRVKEFPHQLSGGMRQRVMIAMALACSPELLIADEPTTALDVTIQAQVLELMNELKSKFDTATIIITHDLGVIAEMCDRVVVMYAGQIVESGGVFDIFDKPVHPYTKGLISSIPKIDVAKKDQKKLNVINGYVPHPSNFPEGCRFRPRCPVAFEKCTQQPPVVQIERQHSVRCWLFEGRDVL, encoded by the coding sequence ATGGAGAGAATACTAGAAGTTGATGACCTGAAAATCTCTTTCAGGACACAGCTCGGAAAGATAACACCGGTCGATGGCGTTTCTTTTGGATTGTCAAAAGGCGAAACTCTAGGAATCGTGGGAGAGTCCGGGTGTGGGAAGACGATCACAGCCTTTTCAATTGTTAGACTACTTCCCAAAAACGCATTCCTGGGCGACAAAACTAAGATCTCTTTCAGGGGAAGGGACATTTCTACGCTGAGTAAACAAGAGCTACAGAAAATCAGGGGAAAGTCAATATCCATGGTATTTCAAGAGCCCATGACTTCTTTGAATCCTCTTTATACAATTGGATGGCAAATCTCGGAAGTGTACAGACTGCACGAAGGTCTTGATGAAGATGATGCGATGAAGAGAAGCATTGAAATGCTGCGACTTGTAGGAATTCCAGAACCCCAGAAGAGAGTGAAGGAATTTCCTCATCAATTATCCGGGGGGATGAGGCAGAGGGTAATGATTGCCATGGCTCTTGCTTGCAGTCCTGAGCTACTGATAGCTGACGAGCCGACTACTGCACTGGATGTCACGATACAGGCCCAGGTGCTTGAACTTATGAACGAGTTGAAGAGCAAGTTTGACACCGCAACTATAATAATTACTCACGACTTGGGCGTAATCGCTGAAATGTGCGACAGGGTTGTTGTGATGTACGCCGGCCAGATTGTTGAAAGCGGAGGAGTATTCGATATCTTTGACAAACCAGTTCATCCCTACACAAAAGGTCTCATAAGTTCTATACCTAAGATAGATGTTGCAAAAAAGGATCAAAAGAAGCTCAATGTAATAAACGGTTACGTACCACATCCATCGAATTTTCCGGAAGGATGCAGATTCAGGCCCCGATGTCCTGTAGCGTTCGAAAAGTGCACACAGCAGCCGCCAGTAGTTCAGATTGAGAGACAGCACTCCGTTCGATGTTGGCTTTTCGAAGGGCGTGATGTATTATGA
- a CDS encoding ABC transporter ATP-binding protein → MKASPMVEIRDLRKWFPVKSGFKVKSHLKAVDGVDLEIVKGETLGLVGESGCGKTTIGRTLIKIYQPTGGEFLYRGEGSPEGGIDIFSLSESKMRPFRREIQMVFQDPYASLNPRMTVFDIIAEGLRVHSVGRSKEERKAMIAEILEKVGLRPEYMFRYPHEFSGGQRQRIGIARSIILNPSLVICDEPVSALDVSVQAQVINLLEDLKHDFGLTYLFIAHDLAVVKHICDRISVMYLGKIVETAETDSLFNDPLHPYTRGLLSSIPIPNPHLRSARNREIVKGDIPSPVDPPETCRFVKRCPRAFDRCWKESPSLKEVSDGHFVSCFLYD, encoded by the coding sequence ATGAAAGCCTCTCCGATGGTAGAGATTAGGGATCTCAGAAAATGGTTTCCCGTGAAGAGTGGGTTTAAAGTGAAGTCTCATTTGAAGGCCGTGGATGGTGTTGACCTAGAAATAGTAAAGGGAGAGACTCTTGGATTGGTTGGAGAATCGGGTTGCGGTAAGACAACGATAGGAAGGACTTTGATAAAGATTTACCAGCCTACTGGAGGTGAGTTTCTCTATAGAGGAGAAGGCTCCCCCGAAGGTGGCATTGATATCTTTTCCCTCTCTGAATCCAAAATGAGGCCATTCAGAAGAGAGATACAGATGGTGTTCCAGGATCCGTACGCTTCTCTGAATCCACGCATGACTGTATTCGATATAATTGCAGAAGGTTTGAGAGTCCATTCAGTTGGTAGGAGCAAAGAAGAGCGCAAGGCAATGATAGCCGAGATACTTGAAAAGGTCGGTCTTAGACCGGAGTACATGTTCCGCTATCCTCACGAGTTCTCTGGTGGTCAGAGACAGAGAATTGGAATAGCAAGGTCAATAATTCTTAACCCGAGTCTGGTCATTTGTGATGAGCCGGTTTCGGCTCTCGATGTCTCAGTTCAGGCTCAGGTGATAAATCTTCTCGAGGATCTGAAACATGATTTTGGCCTCACATATCTCTTCATTGCTCACGATCTGGCAGTCGTAAAACACATCTGTGACAGGATTTCTGTGATGTATCTTGGAAAGATTGTTGAAACGGCAGAAACCGATTCCCTTTTTAACGATCCTCTGCACCCTTACACAAGGGGATTGTTATCCTCGATTCCTATCCCGAATCCCCACTTAAGAAGTGCCAGAAATAGAGAGATAGTGAAAGGGGATATTCCCTCACCTGTTGATCCACCAGAAACGTGCAGATTCGTTAAGAGATGCCCGAGGGCATTCGATAGATGCTGGAAAGAAAGCCCTTCATTGAAGGAAGTGAGTGATGGTCACTTTGTTTCGTGCTTTCTTTATGATTAA
- a CDS encoding ABC transporter permease encodes MKVYFLKRFLELIPIFFAISIIIFVIMNSMPGDPLLQMRMQNPRAMTNDPERMKELREYYHLDDPLPVKYFTWLKSVLTGDLGYSSMYKSPVIDLIASRLPNTLVLTITAWLIGLVFALPIGIISAVKKYSTFDYATTIFAFIGISLPGFWFALIAIIIFSVNLGWFPVSGMATYGITGFWNIFADRVRHLVLPAFVLGLVQVASWVRYIRTSLLEVLDQDYVRTAYAKGVPDRKVIIKHALKNAMIPIITIIALDIPYFFGGALIIETVFSWPGMGRLMYNAVISSDYNLAISCLMFLAIITLISNLVADFLYVMVDPRIRMGRKGA; translated from the coding sequence GTGAAGGTGTATTTTCTAAAGAGGTTTCTTGAACTTATCCCGATTTTCTTCGCAATCTCAATAATAATATTCGTCATAATGAACTCAATGCCAGGTGACCCACTACTGCAAATGAGAATGCAAAACCCTCGTGCAATGACCAATGACCCCGAAAGAATGAAGGAACTCAGAGAGTACTATCATCTTGATGACCCTCTTCCGGTTAAGTACTTTACCTGGTTGAAGAGTGTTCTAACCGGTGACCTGGGTTATTCAAGTATGTACAAGTCTCCTGTAATAGATCTGATTGCTTCACGTTTGCCCAACACGCTAGTGCTCACGATCACTGCCTGGCTAATCGGGCTTGTATTTGCACTTCCAATAGGCATTATTTCAGCCGTTAAAAAGTATTCGACCTTCGACTACGCAACCACCATATTTGCTTTTATCGGCATTTCATTGCCGGGCTTCTGGTTTGCTTTGATCGCAATCATTATCTTCAGTGTTAATTTAGGCTGGTTCCCCGTTTCGGGTATGGCAACCTATGGAATAACCGGTTTTTGGAATATCTTTGCAGACAGAGTGAGACACCTTGTGCTGCCTGCCTTTGTATTGGGATTGGTTCAGGTGGCATCATGGGTAAGATACATCAGGACGTCGCTGCTCGAAGTTCTCGATCAAGACTATGTAAGAACTGCTTACGCTAAGGGAGTGCCCGACAGAAAAGTAATCATTAAACATGCGCTGAAAAATGCGATGATACCGATAATCACTATAATTGCACTTGATATTCCGTATTTCTTCGGTGGAGCGTTGATCATTGAAACTGTCTTTTCATGGCCCGGAATGGGAAGGCTTATGTACAATGCAGTTATTTCCAGCGACTATAATCTTGCGATCAGCTGTCTAATGTTTCTGGCAATAATAACGTTGATTTCGAATCTTGTTGCCGACTTCCTGTACGTGATGGTCGATCCCAGAATCAGAATGGGAAGAAAGGGAGCTTAG
- a CDS encoding M14 family zinc carboxypeptidase — MKFIELIDSVPDYKEFFTVEEMDRRSLELAKRYPGKVKVYEAGKSRGENPIYVLEIGSGKKNALLFGCPHPNEPIGAMMLDFLSERLANDDTFRDQFDYTWHLIKVIDVDGTKLNEGWFKDSSSIRKYAANFYRPPGHEQVEWTFPVDYETLHFHSPLPETQVLMKLIEEKKPEFMYSLHNSGFGGVYYYVSDAVPELYETFSKLPGLFDLPLSLGEPEAPFLEQLEPAVFKLFGMAQEYDYLKKNLGPDKDPADVIKAGTSSDDFASSVADTFSLVCEMPYYYDSRVEDMSEADITRKEAQRFNYQRSVENFEFVSEVMKAVEPYVIDRNSPFYRVFKNVLETYPDQLQAQKNWIENDPSLERKASVAEVFDNKIVSQFYQSLMLGMLRRLLRENDNGSKELAAISKMADEAFERKMEYLENNLNYTAVPIKSLVSVQLIAGLNVADYIQRRES, encoded by the coding sequence ATGAAGTTCATCGAGCTTATCGATTCTGTTCCCGATTATAAGGAGTTTTTCACCGTTGAGGAGATGGATCGGCGATCTCTAGAGCTGGCAAAGAGATATCCTGGAAAAGTCAAAGTTTACGAAGCAGGAAAATCACGCGGAGAAAATCCAATCTACGTACTTGAAATTGGCAGCGGAAAGAAGAATGCTCTTCTCTTTGGCTGTCCGCACCCTAACGAACCGATTGGCGCAATGATGCTGGACTTCCTAAGTGAAAGACTTGCCAACGACGATACCTTTCGGGATCAGTTTGACTACACCTGGCATTTGATTAAGGTAATAGATGTTGACGGTACTAAATTGAATGAAGGTTGGTTCAAGGATTCTTCATCCATAAGAAAATACGCAGCCAACTTCTACAGACCGCCCGGTCATGAGCAAGTTGAATGGACCTTCCCGGTCGACTATGAAACGCTTCACTTTCACTCGCCTTTACCAGAGACGCAAGTGCTTATGAAACTTATCGAGGAGAAGAAACCCGAGTTCATGTATTCTCTTCACAATTCTGGTTTTGGAGGCGTCTATTATTATGTGAGTGACGCAGTTCCAGAACTCTACGAGACTTTCAGCAAACTTCCCGGTTTGTTTGATTTACCGCTTTCTCTTGGAGAGCCCGAAGCACCTTTTTTGGAGCAGCTTGAACCAGCCGTTTTCAAGCTTTTCGGAATGGCTCAAGAGTACGATTATCTGAAGAAGAATCTTGGTCCCGACAAGGACCCGGCAGACGTCATCAAGGCCGGGACTAGTTCTGATGATTTTGCTTCATCCGTAGCCGATACGTTTTCCTTAGTTTGTGAGATGCCATATTACTATGATTCAAGGGTAGAAGACATGTCTGAAGCCGATATTACGAGGAAGGAAGCGCAGAGATTCAATTATCAAAGGTCCGTTGAGAATTTTGAGTTCGTCAGCGAAGTGATGAAAGCAGTTGAACCATATGTTATTGACAGAAATTCCCCGTTCTACAGGGTCTTCAAGAATGTTCTTGAAACCTATCCCGATCAACTGCAGGCGCAGAAGAACTGGATTGAAAACGATCCGTCTCTGGAGAGAAAGGCAAGTGTGGCAGAGGTCTTTGATAATAAGATAGTCAGCCAGTTCTATCAATCATTGATGCTCGGGATGCTAAGAAGGCTATTAAGAGAAAACGACAATGGATCTAAGGAGCTAGCGGCGATCTCCAAGATGGCAGATGAGGCATTTGAGAGAAAAATGGAGTATCTTGAAAACAATCTGAACTACACTGCAGTCCCCATAAAGAGCCTTGTCAGTGTTCAGTTGATTGCAGGTTTGAACGTCGCCGACTATATTCAGAGAAGGGAAAGCTAG
- a CDS encoding ABC transporter ATP-binding protein encodes MVKVERVTKTFENRRKKVTAVDSLSFVAEPGSIYGLLGPNGAGKTTTLRIISTLLKPDSGRATVMGFDSVDAPTEVRRRIGFLTSDMKLSGNLTPRELLRFYGELSHMRESDISERTKFLSDYLNMNDFLDKRIGKLSSGMKQKAAIAVSLIHDPEVIVFDEPTNGLDIITARTVTEFLKDYRKKGKTIIISTHIMSVAEKLCNRVGIIFKGKLVADDTLGGLYRRFDESSLEDVFFKIADLEGVTESV; translated from the coding sequence ATGGTAAAGGTTGAGAGAGTCACGAAGACCTTCGAGAATCGAAGGAAAAAAGTGACCGCTGTAGATTCGCTCAGTTTTGTCGCAGAACCAGGCAGCATATACGGTCTACTGGGTCCCAATGGAGCGGGAAAGACCACAACACTAAGAATCATTTCCACTCTCCTTAAGCCCGATAGCGGAAGAGCAACCGTTATGGGGTTTGATTCTGTAGATGCCCCCACAGAAGTGAGGAGGAGAATTGGATTCCTGACGAGCGACATGAAGCTATCGGGTAATCTCACCCCAAGAGAGCTTCTTCGATTCTATGGAGAACTAAGCCATATGCGAGAATCTGATATTTCTGAGCGGACGAAATTTCTTTCTGACTATCTGAACATGAATGATTTTCTCGACAAAAGAATCGGGAAGCTATCATCGGGAATGAAGCAAAAGGCTGCTATTGCAGTCAGCCTGATCCATGATCCCGAGGTAATCGTGTTTGATGAGCCGACCAATGGTCTAGATATTATTACAGCAAGAACCGTGACCGAATTTCTAAAGGACTATCGCAAGAAGGGAAAGACAATAATTATCTCCACACATATCATGTCCGTGGCCGAGAAGCTTTGCAATAGAGTAGGGATAATCTTCAAAGGCAAACTGGTCGCCGATGACACTCTTGGGGGACTTTACAGAAGATTCGATGAGTCCAGTCTGGAGGATGTCTTCTTCAAGATCGCCGATTTGGAAGGGGTGACTGAGAGTGTTTAG
- a CDS encoding ABC transporter permease, which produces MAKFFYKRKLDEIEEKARPVHINSYKQLVWTKFKSHKLALFGAVVLIGVAFFTLLGPLFVEVGYEDMDFSNLFSPPLTEGHPFGTDELGHDVLVRVMYGGRISLFVGFASAVITTLIGTLVGLFSGFYGGIVDRLLMRFVDVMLSIPMFPILITLTLVFGSGIMNIILVLTVFGWMGVSRLVRGLVLSIRETEYVMSARAMGVRNGRIILRHVLPNVIPIVIVSATLNMSYAILAESSLSYLGLGIQPPMPSWGNMLQRAMNYILGTTAGTNPWWLTVFPGFFIFITVLNVNFLGDGLRDALDPKFVSES; this is translated from the coding sequence ATGGCAAAGTTTTTTTACAAGAGAAAACTGGATGAGATAGAGGAGAAAGCGCGACCTGTTCACATAAACAGCTACAAACAACTCGTGTGGACGAAATTCAAGAGCCACAAACTTGCCCTTTTTGGTGCCGTCGTGTTGATTGGTGTAGCGTTTTTCACTCTGCTTGGCCCCCTCTTCGTTGAGGTAGGGTACGAAGATATGGATTTTTCAAATCTCTTTTCTCCACCGTTGACTGAGGGTCATCCCTTTGGTACCGATGAACTTGGACATGATGTACTCGTGAGAGTTATGTATGGCGGAAGGATATCGTTATTTGTGGGTTTTGCTTCAGCAGTCATTACGACTCTAATAGGAACGCTCGTGGGATTGTTTTCGGGTTTTTACGGTGGAATCGTTGATAGGTTGTTGATGAGATTCGTAGACGTAATGCTTTCTATACCGATGTTCCCAATTTTGATAACCCTTACTCTTGTTTTTGGTTCGGGAATTATGAATATCATTCTTGTACTTACTGTGTTTGGCTGGATGGGAGTTTCAAGATTGGTTAGAGGACTGGTTCTTTCGATAAGAGAGACTGAGTACGTAATGTCAGCAAGGGCTATGGGTGTGAGAAATGGAAGAATCATATTGAGGCATGTTCTGCCCAACGTTATACCGATAGTTATTGTCTCTGCCACCTTGAACATGTCTTACGCAATTCTTGCCGAATCATCGCTGAGTTACCTGGGACTTGGCATTCAACCTCCGATGCCTTCATGGGGAAATATGCTTCAGAGGGCAATGAATTACATATTGGGAACCACTGCTGGTACTAATCCCTGGTGGCTTACCGTCTTTCCAGGGTTCTTTATTTTCATAACCGTGTTGAACGTAAACTTCCTGGGAGATGGGCTTAGAGACGCTTTAGATCCCAAATTTGTGAGTGAGAGTTGA
- a CDS encoding alpha/beta hydrolase encodes MKRIFSIGAFIFLIIATLFGSEVLADRYLQLLLRGNYHLAYEMQSVRARALYSVDNMVQEFQQLEEEYGSYLFIFSTETSVLRGYTVYIFHAQFERGFIDFNVVVDDQGKIDTFVVQPTSQPGAIAEYIDTSKFDEFEITIGEGRYRLPAVITVPKEIDRYPLVILIHDSGALDRDSTIGPNKPFRQIAWGLATQGVAVLRYDKRTFVFGERLSQTSPSIETEVIEDVIKAITAASRIPSVSSIFLAGHGLGGRVAPTIAMRDSRVDGIILMATPSRRELQVIIDKQKYISSLNKGEIGQQTQLLTDYLQIALEGKLPPGAPVLAATAGYYYELDKMSPIETIRELEIPVLIVQGDADFESTVQDYIMFMNALWTKINVYFQLLPGLDHYFMPVEGEISTPDNYYEFRHVDGRLIDTLFSWIYIFD; translated from the coding sequence TTGAAGAGAATCTTTTCGATTGGCGCTTTTATATTTCTGATTATTGCTACGCTTTTTGGATCTGAGGTACTTGCTGACAGGTACCTTCAGCTTTTATTGCGAGGCAATTACCATCTCGCTTACGAGATGCAAAGCGTTAGAGCCAGAGCTCTCTATAGCGTCGATAACATGGTGCAGGAGTTTCAGCAGTTAGAAGAGGAGTATGGCAGTTATCTGTTCATCTTCTCCACCGAAACAAGTGTATTGAGAGGCTACACGGTATATATCTTCCACGCTCAGTTTGAGAGAGGATTCATTGACTTCAACGTGGTGGTAGATGATCAGGGCAAAATCGATACATTTGTGGTCCAACCGACGTCACAGCCGGGTGCAATAGCTGAATATATAGATACTAGCAAGTTCGATGAATTTGAGATCACTATAGGTGAGGGAAGATACCGTCTCCCAGCAGTAATAACGGTCCCCAAGGAGATAGACAGGTACCCGCTTGTCATTCTGATTCACGATTCCGGAGCTCTTGACAGAGATTCGACAATAGGTCCCAACAAACCCTTCAGACAGATTGCATGGGGCCTTGCGACCCAGGGCGTGGCCGTTCTTCGTTATGACAAGAGAACATTCGTGTTCGGAGAGCGCTTATCTCAGACTTCTCCAAGTATCGAGACGGAAGTAATAGAAGATGTAATCAAGGCTATAACTGCCGCTTCAAGAATTCCTTCGGTTTCTTCGATCTTCCTTGCCGGTCACGGACTTGGGGGAAGGGTTGCCCCCACCATAGCAATGAGAGATTCAAGAGTCGATGGAATAATTCTGATGGCTACTCCCTCTAGAAGAGAGCTCCAGGTAATAATTGACAAACAGAAGTACATTTCCTCGCTCAACAAGGGGGAGATTGGACAACAGACTCAGCTCCTAACAGATTATCTGCAGATCGCTTTGGAAGGGAAGCTACCTCCAGGAGCTCCCGTGCTTGCAGCGACAGCCGGTTACTATTATGAACTCGACAAGATGAGCCCAATAGAAACAATAAGGGAGCTGGAAATACCTGTGTTGATAGTGCAGGGTGACGCCGACTTTGAGTCGACCGTCCAGGATTACATAATGTTCATGAACGCACTCTGGACAAAAATCAATGTCTATTTCCAGTTGTTGCCCGGCCTCGATCATTACTTCATGCCTGTAGAGGGTGAGATATCAACGCCTGACAACTACTATGAGTTCCGACATGTCGATGGTCGTCTCATAGATACCCTATTTTCATGGATCTATATTTTCGATTGA